Proteins encoded within one genomic window of Paramisgurnus dabryanus chromosome 11, PD_genome_1.1, whole genome shotgun sequence:
- the LOC135729440 gene encoding N-alpha-acetyltransferase 80-like, with amino-acid sequence MCDGDASSAVVRIEPLHERWDLVEVCSELLNVQWKRSTGARIHSLRQSSHNYPVCLLLLNGKRGSQDEKLIGHARLSRVLGSRSLFVESVVVCSTLRGMGYGRVLMEGVERYARGRGCTRLCLTTHDMQHFYAHLGFVLSKPVQSVGTLASFMPEEMLHKFCRTGENEEKEEEEQERKSAKVSSKSLSNCTPPPPPPLPTIFCPPPPPLPPNSTSSPPPPPSLPPMSWTPVNQTLEQTPYTDNRGLPIFWMHKDI; translated from the exons AT GTGTGATGGTGATGCCAGCAGCGCAGTTGTTCGAATTGAACCCCTTCATGAGCGCTGGGACTTGGTGGAAGTGTGCTCAGAGCTTTTAAATGTCCAGTGGAAACGCAGCACGGGAGCTCGAATTCACTCCCTCCGCCAATCGAGTCACAACTATCCTGTGTGTCTCCTCCTACTAAATGGGAAGAGGGGGAGTCAAGATGAGAAACTAATCGGCCACGCCCGTTTGTCCCGCGTACTGGGAAGTCGTAGCCTGTTCGTGGAGTCTGTTGTGGTGTGTAGCACCCTACGGGGGATGGGATACGGGCGTGTCCTGATGGAAGGTGTAGAACGATATGCCAGGGGGCGGGGCTGCACCCGATTGTGCCTAACTACCCACGATATGCAACACTTCTACGCTCATCTGGGGTTTGTGCTGTCTAAACCGGTCCAAAGTGTTGGAACACTGGCATCCTTCATGCCTGAGGAGATGCTACACAAGTTCTGTAGGACAGGAGAGAATGAGGAGAAAGAAGAGGAGGAGCAAGAGAGGAAGAGTGCTAAAGTGTCCTCGAAGTCATTAAGCAATtgtacaccaccaccaccacctccTCTTCCTACAATCTTCTGTCCTCCTCCACCCCCACTTCCTCCTAACTCCACTTCTTCTCCTCCACCACCTCCGTCTCTTCCTCCCATGTCTTGGACTCCAGTTAACCAGACTCTGGAACAAACGCCATACACGGACAACAGAGGTCTGCCCATCTTCTGGATGCACAAGGACATTTGA